The sequence TGGCCAAACTCTCATAGGGAAGGCGAGAAACCAACAGAAAAGGGCATTGATGTTTCGCTTGCCATTGACTTTGTCACAATGGCAGTACGTAATGAGTATGACATTGGGATTTTGTTTAGTGCTGATACCGATCTCAAACCGGCACTCAAATTTGTCGACGGGTCGGAGATGAGTGCGACTGGGGAAGTTGCCGCTTGGAGGAGATCACCTTCCCGTGATGTTTCGAATCCGATTAAGCAGCAACGTCTATCGTTGGGCGACAACAAACCATTTTGTCACTGGCTCGATAGCGCGGATTACATGATGGTGAGCGATGAGGTCGATTACAATCGGTCGAGATAACTTTTTACGATATCGACACCGATACCACGATCCAACCAGATAGGGATAGCGGGGAACAATAATCCTGCAGCAAATCCGTCCTCGCCCATGACATCGATAGCTGCGAGGTACTCACTTTGAAATTCTGAAACCAAAGTCTTGTGCTCGGGATCGCTCTCTGTAATTGAGGGAGGGGTGGTCGAATAGTCATGTATCTTCAAATCTGACAGAGAGATCAATGCACAAGGCAGGCCTTGGTCATCATGAAGGACGAGGTAGGGGGTCACGGTCAGATCGAAAACTCTGTTGGCGAGGAGAACCGCATCATCAAAGTCGGCTTCTTGATTTTCGATCCCCGTGACTATGACCATTCGTGGGGGCATTGAGTCATTGAGGGCTTCCCAATTCTGGATTGTCGTGCCATCGATTCCCAGGGCAGGGTCAATAACGAAGATCGCCACGTCGCAGTTCTCGTCGGCGTCTTGATGTACGGTCCCTCCAAAGAGATCGGCTATCGCCTCAGGATGGGCACTTGGGTGGCCAAATACGTGGATGGACAAGGCCCCAGGCTGCGTGGGGTTCGGGGTCAAGCTAGGTGTAGGCACGAGGTCAGCCTACGATGGGGCCGATGATTAGCGACATATTGAAGCCGGCCGTGACTCGGGTTATCACTCCTTTGGCCAAAGGCCTGCTCCGGATCGGTTTCACGCCCAACGGGGTCACGGTTGTGGGTGCGATCGGGGTGGTCGTTTCGGCCTTCTATTTCTACGCTGATTCCCGCTTCGCCATCGGTTCTCTGTTCGTCTCGGTCTTTGTGCTGAGTGATCTCTTTGACGGGACGATGGCTCGTATTTCCAAGCAAGGTTCCAGCCGGTGGGGTGGTTTCTTAGATTCGACAATCGACCGAATAACAGACTCGTCAATTATTGTCGCCCTTCTGCTGGGATTGAATAAAAGCCAAGATCCTTTGATACCTGTCGTTCTCGTTGCTTTAGTCACCGGAATATTGGTTCCATATATACGTGCAAAAGCCGAATCAATGGATATTAAATGCAGTGGGGGACTCGCGGAGCGGACCGAGCGATTGGCCATTGCAATTCTCTCCATTGGATTTCACGGGCTAAACGTTCAGTATGTGCTTGCCGTTGGCATGTGGCTGCTTGCAATTCTTGGGGCGGTCACGGTTGTTCAAAGAATCCTGATTGTCCGCAACGCCGTGAGATCCGAATGAAGAAGTTGCTCGACGCCTTGGTTGCAGCGTTGTACTTGCTGGCCTGGAGGATTGTGAGATGGCTTCCAGAAAAATGGGCTTACGGCTGTTTTTATTCTCTTGGAAAAGTATTGATTAAACGAGATGGAAAGAGTGTTCGGCGACTTCGTTCAAACCTGGCTCATGTGAAGCCTGAGTATTCCGAGTCACAGTTGGAGTCGCTGTTAGCTGATTCGATGAACTCTTATTTGCGTTATTGGTGCGACACCTTCCGTTTCCCTGATTGGAGTAACGAGCGCGTGATGAGCACCGTTGAAGTTGAGAACGAAGAACTACTTACGCAAGCCATCGCTGCCGGGACGGGAGTGATAGTCGCGCTCCCACATGCAGGAAATTGGGATCATGCCGGAGCTTACTTCTGCAGTAAGGGTGTAAAAATAGTAACTGTCGCCGAACGTTTGAAACCTGAAATACTCTTTCGAAAGTTCTTGGCTTATAGAGAAGCAATAGGAATGGAAGTGTTGTCGTTAGATTCGCGCTCTATTGCAACTTTGGCGCAGCGTCTTCGTGAGGGTGGTCTAGTCGCACTTGTTGCAGATCGGGATCTTTCGAAAACGGGAGTCACCGTAGATTTCTTTGGCGGAAAGGCTCGTATGCCGGCAGGGCCCGCCGTGCTCGCGATAAATACGAAAGCACCATTGGTTACCGCCTATGTTTCATACACTCCACAGGGAATTCATATTGATTTTCGCTCAATCCTTACGGATTTCCCCGGTACGAAGCAGGAACGAGTCCAGGAAATTGTCCAGCGCTGCGCAGACAATTTTGCTGATGGGATAGGCGAATCTCCGCAGGACTGGCATATGCTGCAACGAATCTGGGTTGATGGCGATTTTAAGGAACGGGAAGATGTCTAATCTCAAACCACTCCGGATCGGCATCGTCTGTCCCTACGGATGGGACGCACCCGGTGGTGTGCAGGCGCATATCCGAGATTTAGCCGAATATCTCATTTCTCATGGGCATACGGTTTCGGTCCTCACACCTGCTGCCACGGAAGATGCATTGCCTCCCTATGTGGTGAGCGCCGGTAAACCAATCGCAATTCCTTATAACGGCGCGGTTGCCCGAGTCCTTTTTGGACCTATTGCCTTCGCCAGAGTACGACAATGGATCTCGCAAGGAAATTTTGACCTCTTGCATCTTCATGAGCCTGCCATCCCTTCGCTCTCACTTCTTGCCTGTTGGGCGGCGGAAGGTCCGATGGTCGGGACATTCCACGCGGCCTCAAAGAAACAGAAGGCGATTTTCGCAATTGGCCCAATTCTCGAACCGGTGATCGAAAAACTCTCTGCGCGCATTGCGGTAAGTGAAGTCGCCCGGCTGACCCTGACTGCTCATCTTGAAACCGATGCGATCGTCATTCCCAATGGAATTTATGGTGACCGCTTCGCAGCCGGCGCTTCGCAAGCAAAGTGGTCAGGCAATACACTGGGCTTTATCGGGCGGTTCGAAGAGCCACGCAAGGGCCTTTCAGTGCTCTTGGATGCTCTCCCGATCATTACACGATTTATCCCAGATGTCAGGGTTCTAGTCGCAGGTCCAGGCGATAGCGACGAATTCATCAAGAAAGTCGCTCCGCAATTGAGAAATCGAATTACATTTCTCGGGCGGCTGAGCGAGGAAGATAAAATAGATTTTCTGAGTTCAGTGTCGATTTATGTAGCACCAAATACCGGGGGAGAGTCTTTCGGAATTATTTTGGCCGAAGCAATGGCTGCAGGTACTTGCGTGGTAGCTAGCGACATACCGGCCTTTAATTCCATGTTAGGTGAAGGCAAATTCGGATCGATTTTTCCATCCGAAGATTCGAGTGCCTTGGCGAATGCCATTGTCGAGTTGCTGCACGATGATGAAAAACGGGAACAACTCGCTGCTGCGGGCCAGCAGAATGCCAAGCGGTTTGATTGGGACACTGTTGCTAAACAGATTTTCTCAGTCTATGAGATGGCGATGGTGGGACGTGATGGGGTTCATTTGGCTTCTGAAACGCGCAGTTGGAGTAGATTGCTCAACCGCGACGAAGGAGTTCAATGAAAAATATATTGGTAATCCTTCTCGTCGTTTTCGTCTTTCTTTGGTACCTCAGCTTCTCGGCTACTCGACTTGA comes from Candidatus Paceibacterota bacterium and encodes:
- a CDS encoding NYN domain-containing protein, coding for MGDKVVLFLDYQNIYRRARDAFFSHGVDPHWRGQISPIKLGLLLVERSPFDRELLGVRVYRGLPSNSRDKLGYAAARKQIAHWQEDSRVSVVVHPLRYPNGWPNSHREGEKPTEKGIDVSLAIDFVTMAVRNEYDIGILFSADTDLKPALKFVDGSEMSATGEVAAWRRSPSRDVSNPIKQQRLSLGDNKPFCHWLDSADYMMVSDEVDYNRSR
- a CDS encoding CDP-alcohol phosphatidyltransferase family protein is translated as MISDILKPAVTRVITPLAKGLLRIGFTPNGVTVVGAIGVVVSAFYFYADSRFAIGSLFVSVFVLSDLFDGTMARISKQGSSRWGGFLDSTIDRITDSSIIVALLLGLNKSQDPLIPVVLVALVTGILVPYIRAKAESMDIKCSGGLAERTERLAIAILSIGFHGLNVQYVLAVGMWLLAILGAVTVVQRILIVRNAVRSE
- a CDS encoding phosphatidylinositol mannoside acyltransferase, producing MKKLLDALVAALYLLAWRIVRWLPEKWAYGCFYSLGKVLIKRDGKSVRRLRSNLAHVKPEYSESQLESLLADSMNSYLRYWCDTFRFPDWSNERVMSTVEVENEELLTQAIAAGTGVIVALPHAGNWDHAGAYFCSKGVKIVTVAERLKPEILFRKFLAYREAIGMEVLSLDSRSIATLAQRLREGGLVALVADRDLSKTGVTVDFFGGKARMPAGPAVLAINTKAPLVTAYVSYTPQGIHIDFRSILTDFPGTKQERVQEIVQRCADNFADGIGESPQDWHMLQRIWVDGDFKEREDV
- a CDS encoding glycosyltransferase family 4 protein, with translation MSNLKPLRIGIVCPYGWDAPGGVQAHIRDLAEYLISHGHTVSVLTPAATEDALPPYVVSAGKPIAIPYNGAVARVLFGPIAFARVRQWISQGNFDLLHLHEPAIPSLSLLACWAAEGPMVGTFHAASKKQKAIFAIGPILEPVIEKLSARIAVSEVARLTLTAHLETDAIVIPNGIYGDRFAAGASQAKWSGNTLGFIGRFEEPRKGLSVLLDALPIITRFIPDVRVLVAGPGDSDEFIKKVAPQLRNRITFLGRLSEEDKIDFLSSVSIYVAPNTGGESFGIILAEAMAAGTCVVASDIPAFNSMLGEGKFGSIFPSEDSSALANAIVELLHDDEKREQLAAAGQQNAKRFDWDTVAKQIFSVYEMAMVGRDGVHLASETRSWSRLLNRDEGVQ